A region of Spiroplasma endosymbiont of Crioceris asparagi DNA encodes the following proteins:
- the rplP gene encoding 50S ribosomal protein L16 has translation MLMPKRVKYRRPHRVSYEGKAKGAKYVAFGEYGLMSLDGAWITSRQIEAARVSLTRYMKRFGKVWIRIFPHMAKTKKPLEVRMGSGKGSPEEWVAVVKTGQIMLEVAEVSEEVAYEALRLAMHKLPVRCKIVKRGEENV, from the coding sequence ATGTTAATGCCTAAAAGAGTTAAATATCGTAGACCTCACAGAGTGAGCTATGAAGGAAAAGCTAAAGGTGCTAAATATGTTGCCTTTGGTGAATATGGATTAATGTCATTAGATGGTGCTTGAATTACTTCAAGACAAATTGAAGCTGCCCGTGTTTCTTTAACAAGATACATGAAAAGATTTGGTAAAGTTTGAATAAGAATTTTCCCACATATGGCAAAAACTAAGAAACCCTTAGAAGTTCGTATGGGATCAGGAAAAGGGTCACCAGAAGAATGAGTTGCAGTAGTAAAAACAGGACAAATTATGTTAGAAGTAGCAGAAGTTTCAGAAGAAGTTGCTTATGAAGCTTTAAGACTTGCAATGCATAAATTACCTGTTAGATGCAAAATTGTAAAACGAGGTGAAGAAAATGTCTAA
- the rpsC gene encoding 30S ribosomal protein S3 → MGQKVSPNVLRLGIIRGWQARWYAEKDEYVKWLHQDIAIRKAILKKYKNASIAKIEIERTNKEIILFLHTARPAVLLGQDGKNIKEIILHTQKAIRDRHAKLKINVVEIRNPDVNALLVAQFIGEQIANRASFRTVQKLAIRKALKAGAKGIKTSVSGRLGGVDMARTEGYLEGSVPLSTLRADIDYALYEAKTTYGQIGVKVWINHGEILEKKPYLKKMTRDTDNKKESTFKRPNQRYNNNKPRVADKKGVK, encoded by the coding sequence ATGGGACAAAAAGTATCACCAAATGTATTAAGACTTGGTATTATCCGTGGATGACAAGCTCGTTGATATGCAGAAAAAGATGAATATGTTAAATGATTACACCAAGACATTGCCATCAGAAAAGCAATCTTAAAAAAATACAAAAATGCTTCAATTGCAAAAATTGAAATTGAAAGAACTAACAAAGAAATCATTTTGTTCTTACATACTGCAAGACCAGCCGTTCTTTTAGGACAAGATGGAAAAAACATTAAAGAAATTATTCTTCACACTCAAAAAGCAATTCGTGATAGACATGCAAAATTAAAAATTAATGTTGTAGAAATTAGAAACCCTGATGTTAATGCCTTATTGGTTGCACAATTTATTGGAGAACAAATTGCTAATCGTGCTTCATTTAGAACTGTACAAAAATTAGCTATTAGAAAAGCACTTAAAGCTGGAGCAAAAGGAATTAAAACTAGTGTTTCTGGAAGATTAGGTGGAGTTGATATGGCAAGAACAGAAGGTTATCTAGAAGGTTCAGTACCGTTATCAACTTTAAGAGCAGATATCGATTATGCATTGTATGAAGCAAAAACTACATATGGGCAAATCGGTGTTAAGGTTTGAATTAATCATGGAGAAATCTTAGAGAAAAAACCTTACTTAAAAAAAATGACCAGAGATACTGATAATAAAAAAGAATCAACATTCAAAAGACCAAATCAAAGATATAACAATAATAAACCTAGAGTAGCTGATAAAAAGGGGGTCAAATAA
- the rplV gene encoding 50S ribosomal protein L22 — translation MEATAKLTMIRISPRKVRLVANTIRNKKIDEAIIILNNLDKKSSEPVLKLLKSAIANAVNNNGAEADKLFVKTILVNEGPTLKRIRPKDHGKAFQILKRTSHIVIAVSDEERIGKVK, via the coding sequence ATGGAAGCAACTGCTAAATTAACTATGATAAGAATATCACCAAGAAAAGTGAGACTAGTAGCAAATACTATTAGAAATAAAAAAATTGATGAAGCTATAATAATATTAAACAACTTAGATAAAAAATCTTCAGAACCAGTATTGAAGTTATTAAAATCAGCAATTGCAAACGCTGTTAATAATAATGGAGCAGAAGCAGATAAATTATTTGTTAAAACAATACTTGTTAATGAAGGACCAACATTAAAAAGAATTAGACCAAAAGATCATGGAAAAGCATTTCAAATATTAAAAAGAACAAGTCACATTGTTATTGCAGTTAGTGATGAAGAAAGAATAGGAAAGGTTAAATAA
- the rpsS gene encoding 30S ribosomal protein S19 codes for MSRSLKKGPFADDYLLKKVDAKGDNKKEAIKTWSRRSSIFPSFVGSTFAVYNGKEFINVYVTEDMVGHKLGEFAPTRKFGGHGDDKKKK; via the coding sequence ATGTCAAGATCATTAAAAAAAGGCCCATTTGCAGATGATTACTTATTAAAAAAAGTTGATGCAAAAGGCGACAACAAAAAAGAAGCTATCAAAACATGATCAAGAAGATCATCAATATTTCCAAGTTTTGTAGGAAGCACATTCGCTGTTTACAATGGTAAAGAATTCATCAATGTTTATGTAACTGAAGATATGGTTGGACACAAATTGGGAGAATTTGCTCCAACTCGTAAATTCGGTGGTCACGGTGATGACAAGAAAAAGAAATAG
- the rplB gene encoding 50S ribosomal protein L2: protein MPIKKYKPVTNGRRNMTSLDYSAILTTDTPEGSLLSKLNNKGGRNNHGHITTRHQGGGHKRKYRLIDFKRNKLDIVGKIASVEYDPNRNAFISLINYVDGEKRYILFAKGMKVGQEIIASVNADIKVGNAAPLKNIPEGTLIHNIELRPGKGGQIARSAGTSAQILGKDEEDGKYVIIRLSSGEVRKILAECFATIGEVGNEEYNLINWGKAGRNRWKGIRPTVRGSVMNPNDHPHGGGEGRAPIGRAAPLTPWGKKALGVKTRNKKKASTKLIVRRKGK from the coding sequence ATGCCAATCAAAAAATACAAGCCAGTTACAAATGGGCGACGTAATATGACTTCATTAGACTATTCAGCTATTTTAACTACAGATACTCCAGAAGGTTCATTGTTAAGCAAGCTAAATAATAAAGGTGGACGTAATAATCACGGTCATATTACAACAAGACACCAAGGTGGTGGACATAAAAGAAAATACAGATTAATTGATTTTAAAAGAAACAAGTTAGATATTGTTGGAAAAATCGCATCTGTTGAATATGATCCAAACCGAAACGCATTCATATCATTAATTAATTATGTTGATGGTGAAAAAAGATATATTCTTTTTGCTAAAGGAATGAAAGTTGGACAAGAAATTATCGCATCAGTTAATGCTGATATTAAAGTAGGTAATGCTGCACCGCTTAAAAATATTCCTGAAGGTACATTAATTCACAATATTGAATTAAGACCAGGAAAAGGTGGACAAATTGCAAGAAGTGCCGGAACATCTGCACAAATATTAGGTAAAGATGAAGAAGATGGAAAATATGTAATTATTAGACTATCTTCTGGAGAAGTAAGAAAAATTCTTGCAGAATGCTTTGCAACCATTGGTGAAGTTGGTAATGAAGAATACAACTTAATTAATTGAGGTAAGGCTGGTAGAAACCGTTGAAAAGGTATTAGACCAACTGTTAGAGGGTCTGTTATGAACCCTAATGATCACCCACATGGGGGAGGGGAAGGACGTGCTCCAATTGGACGTGCTGCTCCATTAACACCATGAGGTAAAAAAGCTCTTGGAGTTAAAACGCGTAACAAGAAAAAAGCTTCTACAAAACTTATTGTAAGAAGAAAAGGTAAATAG
- the rplW gene encoding 50S ribosomal protein L23, whose protein sequence is MHLSEVIKKPLLTEKTYALKANNEFVFVVAKKANKAQIKKAFETIFAVEVESVRTINVNAKAKRMGKFEGKTSSYKKAFIKLKEGQKLDILNDL, encoded by the coding sequence ATGCATTTATCAGAAGTAATTAAAAAACCTCTTTTAACTGAAAAAACATATGCCTTAAAAGCAAATAATGAATTTGTCTTTGTAGTTGCTAAAAAAGCTAACAAAGCACAAATCAAAAAAGCTTTTGAAACAATCTTCGCAGTTGAAGTTGAAAGTGTTAGAACAATTAATGTTAACGCTAAAGCTAAAAGAATGGGTAAGTTTGAAGGAAAAACTTCATCATACAAAAAAGCATTTATTAAATTAAAAGAAGGACAAAAATTAGATATTTTAAACGATTTATAG
- the rplD gene encoding 50S ribosomal protein L4, producing MKYKVLNVLGKSVKDIELKSSIWAIKPHQQALYDTVIAQQAALRQGTRKVKTRAEVSGGGRKPWRQKGTGRARQGSIRAPQWRGGGITFGPTPNINYKKMVNKKVRQLAFKSALSLKAKKEDLIIIDQFKFEKPSTKEMIKVMKNLKIDEEKTLIVSLTEDDNLNKSASNIPGVKSFGFAKLNVYDLLNASKLVITVDAVAKIEEVYA from the coding sequence ATGAAATACAAAGTACTAAACGTTTTAGGTAAATCTGTTAAAGATATTGAACTTAAAAGTTCAATATGAGCGATTAAACCACATCAACAAGCTCTTTATGATACTGTTATAGCTCAACAAGCAGCTTTAAGACAAGGAACAAGAAAAGTTAAAACTAGAGCAGAAGTATCTGGTGGTGGTAGAAAACCATGAAGACAAAAAGGAACAGGTAGAGCTCGTCAAGGTTCTATTAGAGCTCCACAATGAAGAGGTGGGGGAATCACTTTTGGTCCAACACCAAATATTAACTACAAAAAAATGGTTAATAAAAAAGTTAGACAACTAGCATTCAAATCAGCATTAAGTTTAAAAGCAAAAAAAGAAGATTTAATTATTATTGATCAATTCAAATTTGAAAAACCATCAACTAAAGAAATGATTAAAGTTATGAAAAATTTAAAAATTGATGAAGAAAAAACATTAATTGTTTCATTAACAGAAGATGATAACTTAAATAAATCAGCTTCAAACATTCCTGGTGTTAAATCATTTGGGTTTGCTAAATTAAATGTTTATGATTTATTAAACGCAAGCAAATTAGTAATTACAGTTGACGCTGTCGCAAAAATTGAGGAGGTATACGCATAA
- the rplC gene encoding 50S ribosomal protein L3, with product MKGILGQKLEMSQVFDENGKLIPVTIVLVEPNKVLEVKTTDKHGYKSLKLGTNDKRENLVNKPELGQFKKVNSQPKRFVKEIRDMEGFAIGQDIKVADLFQAGDIIDVTGVSKGKGFAGAIKRHNYSRGPMAHGSGYHRGIGSMGAIINRIFKSKKMAGHMGHEKVTVQNLEIVKIISDKNIVLIKGSVPGPKKGFLIIKENHKCKNKKAASVLIERKKASSTKNEQPHQQAEEKASQE from the coding sequence ATGAAAGGAATCTTAGGACAAAAACTAGAAATGTCACAAGTTTTTGATGAAAACGGAAAACTTATTCCAGTTACTATTGTTTTAGTAGAACCAAACAAAGTTCTTGAAGTTAAAACAACAGATAAACATGGTTATAAAAGTTTGAAATTAGGAACAAATGACAAAAGAGAAAATCTAGTTAACAAACCAGAATTAGGACAATTTAAAAAAGTTAATTCTCAACCTAAGCGCTTCGTTAAAGAAATAAGAGACATGGAAGGATTTGCAATTGGCCAAGATATTAAAGTTGCAGATTTATTCCAAGCTGGTGACATTATTGATGTTACAGGTGTTTCTAAAGGTAAAGGATTTGCGGGTGCAATTAAAAGACACAACTATTCAAGAGGACCAATGGCACATGGATCAGGATACCACAGAGGTATTGGTTCTATGGGAGCAATTATCAACAGAATATTTAAATCTAAAAAAATGGCCGGACATATGGGTCATGAAAAAGTTACAGTTCAAAATTTAGAAATTGTAAAAATTATTTCAGATAAAAATATTGTATTAATTAAAGGATCAGTTCCCGGTCCTAAAAAAGGATTTTTAATTATTAAAGAAAATCACAAATGTAAAAATAAAAAAGCTGCTTCAGTTTTAATTGAAAGAAAAAAAGCAAGTTCAACTAAAAATGAACAGCCACATCAACAAGCTGAAGAAAAAGCTTCACAAGAGTAA
- the rpsJ gene encoding 30S ribosomal protein S10 — MAQQKIRIKLKSYDNAIVDQSMKKIIEVAEASGAKVRGPIPLPTEKQIITILRAVHKYKDSREQFEIRTHKRILEIVNPTAKTIDLLTRVQLPTGVNIEIKL; from the coding sequence ATGGCTCAACAAAAAATCAGAATAAAATTAAAAAGCTACGATAATGCAATAGTTGATCAATCAATGAAAAAAATTATTGAAGTAGCAGAAGCTTCTGGAGCTAAAGTAAGGGGACCAATCCCTTTACCTACAGAAAAACAAATTATTACAATATTAAGAGCTGTTCACAAATACAAAGATTCACGTGAACAATTTGAAATTAGAACACATAAAAGAATTTTAGAAATTGTTAACCCAACAGCTAAAACTATAGACTTATTAACAAGAGTTCAACTTCCTACTGGAGTGAACATAGAAATTAAATTATAG